Proteins encoded by one window of Chondromyces crocatus:
- a CDS encoding TfuA-related McrA-glycine thioamidation protein: protein MPCSVVYLGPSLDVEEARRILDTRFLPPIRRGDIHALLKEGRPDAIGIVDGQFFQSFSISPKEVLRAIDAGVRVYGASSMGALRATELSPYGMIGVGRIYDLFASGAIDADDEVAMVYDSATQRPLSDPMVNIRLAIASAVDAGVISEPLGRRIIDQAKKLYYPDRSYKRVLGMLASEIPDTERTALLGFLQSAQPDAKREDAVELLKQMATYLDTLAQA, encoded by the coding sequence ATGCCTTGTTCGGTCGTCTACCTCGGTCCTAGCCTCGACGTCGAAGAAGCCCGCCGCATCCTCGACACGCGCTTCCTCCCCCCGATCCGCCGAGGGGACATCCACGCGCTCCTCAAGGAAGGCCGTCCGGACGCCATCGGCATCGTCGACGGCCAGTTCTTCCAGAGCTTCTCCATCTCCCCCAAGGAGGTGCTGAGGGCCATCGACGCTGGCGTCCGCGTCTACGGAGCGTCGAGCATGGGCGCCCTCCGCGCCACCGAGCTTTCCCCTTACGGCATGATCGGCGTCGGCCGCATCTACGACCTCTTCGCTTCCGGCGCGATCGACGCCGACGACGAGGTCGCCATGGTCTACGACAGCGCCACGCAGCGGCCTCTGTCCGATCCGATGGTCAACATCCGCCTGGCCATCGCGTCGGCCGTCGACGCCGGCGTCATCTCCGAGCCGCTCGGGCGTCGCATCATCGATCAGGCCAAGAAGCTGTACTACCCGGATCGGTCCTACAAGCGCGTGCTCGGCATGCTCGCCTCCGAGATCCCTGACACCGAGCGCACCGCACTCCTCGGCTTCCTCCAGTCCGCGCAGCCCGACGCCAAGCGCGAAGACGCCGTCGAGCTTCTGAAGCAGATGGCCACCTATCTGGACACCCTGGCGCAGGCCTGA
- a CDS encoding S8 family peptidase, producing the protein MARLIVVPDRAWLEAGAERAGVGRAGHGVRRARLYALAASALPPGEARRRAERRAGGIDVGEGEGYAVLEGLGVLLVDEAVLDRETLRRRTGALVVPNVTIARVASVEVGREASGQGQAHPFWHLETIGVASLWDQGMKGAGVTVGVLDSGIQASHPEFEGKTVHFGAFDEEGNLTSVVPKDFGQHGTHVAGVIGGRRAGVAPEATLAVAAVLTARGKGHLAQVLGGLNWLLTTAFGGEEDEVGCDVLNAALEIPGYAAVFYAPLAAAVRCPGMLTVAAVGNFGTRSAGRLASPGNYDVVVGVGATDRADRVAAFSQHGTVEQHGGRAKPDLCAPGVEIWSSVPYGQYTPQSGTSMASPLVAGTAALLVQQEPALRRNVPALTEALLANVVPLPEQGPRAGYGRLCLREGARRVRSREAGEAERGR; encoded by the coding sequence ATGGCGCGTCTGATCGTCGTGCCTGATCGGGCGTGGCTGGAGGCGGGAGCCGAGCGCGCGGGGGTCGGTCGTGCAGGCCACGGCGTGCGGAGGGCGCGGCTGTACGCGCTGGCGGCGAGCGCCTTGCCGCCGGGTGAGGCGCGGCGTCGGGCCGAGCGGCGCGCGGGGGGCATCGACGTGGGCGAGGGCGAGGGGTACGCGGTGCTCGAAGGGCTCGGTGTGCTGCTCGTCGACGAGGCGGTCCTCGATCGGGAGACGCTGCGGCGTCGCACGGGGGCGCTCGTGGTGCCGAATGTGACGATCGCTCGCGTGGCGTCGGTGGAAGTGGGGAGGGAGGCCTCGGGGCAGGGGCAGGCGCATCCCTTCTGGCACCTGGAGACGATCGGTGTGGCCTCGCTGTGGGATCAGGGGATGAAGGGCGCCGGGGTCACGGTCGGCGTGCTCGACAGCGGGATCCAGGCTTCTCACCCCGAGTTCGAGGGCAAGACGGTGCACTTCGGCGCGTTCGACGAGGAGGGGAACCTGACGAGCGTGGTGCCGAAGGACTTCGGTCAGCACGGGACGCACGTCGCCGGGGTCATCGGAGGCCGGCGAGCCGGGGTCGCCCCCGAGGCCACGCTCGCGGTGGCCGCGGTGCTCACGGCGCGGGGCAAGGGACACCTCGCGCAGGTGCTCGGTGGCCTGAACTGGCTCCTGACCACGGCGTTTGGCGGGGAGGAGGACGAGGTGGGCTGCGATGTCCTCAACGCCGCCCTGGAGATTCCAGGGTATGCGGCCGTCTTCTATGCGCCGCTCGCGGCCGCCGTGCGCTGCCCGGGCATGCTGACCGTGGCGGCGGTCGGGAACTTCGGCACGCGCAGCGCTGGGCGCCTGGCGAGCCCGGGCAACTACGACGTGGTGGTGGGCGTGGGCGCGACCGATCGAGCGGATCGGGTCGCCGCGTTCAGCCAGCACGGGACGGTCGAACAGCACGGCGGCAGGGCCAAGCCGGACCTGTGCGCGCCCGGGGTCGAGATCTGGTCGAGCGTGCCATACGGGCAGTACACGCCGCAAAGTGGGACGTCGATGGCGAGTCCGCTGGTGGCGGGGACCGCGGCGTTGCTGGTGCAGCAGGAGCCGGCGCTGAGGAGGAACGTGCCCGCCTTGACGGAGGCGCTGCTCGCGAACGTCGTGCCGCTCCCCGAGCAAGGGCCCAGGGCGGGGTACGGGAGGCTCTGTCTGCGTGAGGGCGCGAGGCGGGTGAGGTCGCGCGAGGCGGGTGAGGCCGAGCGAGGTCGGTGA